In Terriglobia bacterium, the genomic window CGCGGCAGGACCAGGCCGTCAACGCTGATTGCATCGTCCGCGTTTGGTCTTTCCAATTCGCGCAAGTCAACCGCCGGCTGCCCGGCGCGTTCCGCTCCCAAAACACGCTGGCACAGTTCTTCGAGGTATCCCGACCAGTCCAATTCCTTCGTGTTGGATCGATCTGTCAGCAACTTGGCGCGCTCCGAACGGGCTCGGGCTGAAGACAGATTGAAGTCAGCGACGGACACAACGCCGTCATAGGTTCGCACTCCAGGCAGCTTGCAGCGAACGCACAACTCCCCGATTAGTTCGTTATGCTCGCGTCGCAGCCGATCCGCGTCAAAAACGATTCCGAGTTGCGGCAGGCTGAGGGTGTATCGATCTTCTGCGAGCTGTTCGAATTTGTGCGCCTGGGGCTCGGGCGAGATGCGTTGAATTTTCTGCAGGTCGCAGATTAGCTTTTCTCTCGCCGCATCCGGATCAGATCCGTTATCGGCTGCCTTCGCCAGCGCCGCTTTAATGACTTCCCGGGTCTTTCGCGCATCCGCGACTTTCCGGACCGTCTCGGCATACGCCGCCGCGTTCGCGCCGCATCCGCCACTGTCGGTCAGACTGCAGACATACGCGGCCCCGCCGGCCTTGTCGAGTTCGCCCGCCGCGCTGAGTGCCGCAACAACCGTTCCGGGATCAACGACACCCTCAGCCTCGAAAAGGTTGAGAGCGGTACGAAAAATGATGCCATGCGCTTGTGAGAGATCTTCAGGTTCGATGATCGAAGCGGCTTTCTCCAGGCAGTCAGGCTCGCGCAGAATAGCGCAGAGCCGCGTCCGTTCCGCTTCGGAATTGAAGGGCTGGGCCGTGCTCATGCGCGCTCCATTCTGCAGCACTTCAGCTGTTGGACGAGCTCAGCTTTTTCCACAAAGAGGCGGCTGGCTTCTCTCTTATCCCCTCGGCGCTCCGCGCGTTTTATTGCGCGCGTGAGAGCGTGCCCGATTACCTGTAAGTGTTCAAAATTCCCAGGCCCTTGACTCCAAGATATTGCTCGCTGTATCTTCATGTTGCTGCCCGTTTAGATTTCGAGCCCTACCGTTTCCCGCGGTTGGGCTCTTTTGTTATGCGTAGGCCTCCCCCTTGGGGCTCATGCACGGACCCCCTCCTGCTGCTCGGCAGTCCGGCGTGGCAACGGCTGATGCTCGGGCCATTCGCCGGGGTGCATCCGCAGAATCAGCCGCTCCAGGAAAAATTTGAGAAACTGGGGATCGCGCGTAGTCAGGATTGCGCGATCCTTCCCACCTTTCCGGCTCTCGACCAGTGCTATGTAAATCATTTCCCTCACTCTCCTTTACCCTGTAGGTGAGCGGTGTGACAGTTTTCGAGGGTTTGGAAAGCCGGTGTCAGGCGTAATTGCTTGGAAGGTTTGGAGTAAAAATTTTTTCGGGAAATTTGCGGATGAAGCTACTTTTTGGACTTGCCTCTGATGCGGGAGAGTATCTTGCGTTCATTGGCGGGATTGATCTGCATGGGCCCCTGGGCGGCCTTGCGGGCTTCTTCAAATGACAAACCTGGATCATTCCACAAGGTGTTCCACAGCCTCAGGATATATCGTCTCTCTTGCAAGGGCAGGAGGTCGATCTTTTCCGCTAGAATCTTTTTTTCGTCGGTATCCGTCACAGCCTCGATAAACGGAAACCCCATTCGGTAGCCGCCGGAACCGCCTTCAAGGGCATCATCTGCGGATTCGGGATTGATATAATCCTCGAAGGGCTCGGCCTCGATCTTCTTCTGGCCCTCTTTTCTACAATTCAATCGTAGATCTTCCAAATGAATCAGCGTGGCATCCTCGCCGTTGTAGCTCCAGCCCGCGAGGTCTAAAACGTCTTTGGCAAAATCTTGCTGAGTTTTGTCTTTGAGCCATTCCCAGTACTCGATCAAGGGAAGCGCTGACGGGGCAACAAGGGCCTTTCTACCATCTGCCGTCTTGAGATATCTCGTCCTATTAATCCGTCTCTGAGCCGGTGTCGCTTCTTTGTCGCGCTGACTGTATAGGGACGCCAACAAAAGTTGCCGCGCTTGTGCTTTGTTGAGTTCTCCTTCTGCCATCATTCGCCGAAACGCGGCGCTGGCTTCCGGGTTCTCAAGCTTCAAAGGGATTCTTGCTACCAGCCGTCTCGCTGCTGTCAGCCTCCAGGCATCGGGCGGGGTTTGGATTCCTTCATACGATCCGACTACGTGACGGAAAACGTACCTCGCTGCGATGGGTCTGGGTATGCCCCTGAAGATTTGCATTTCCTGATACAGGCGGAGACGGTCCAGTGTGAGTCGGCTTATCGGAAGGATGTCGAACAGCTGTAAGTCAGGAATTAAAAACTGTGCTTCCAGCATGCCCACCAACAAAAGCGTCATCAAGACCGGGTGGCACCAGCAGTCATCGAAATAAGATCGGACTGGATAAATCACCTCCTTGGGGTCTGCGCGGTGCTTGTCAGGCTTCCATGCCTCTGTTTCCGCAATTTCAATCTCTACCGGTTCGAAAATCTTGATGATCTGAAACAAGTCCTCCATCCGATAAATCGCTCTAATTCCGCGCTGCTCGCGTGCATAGAGATACAGTTTTGAAAACTCTTCCGCGGTCTTAATCCATTTGGCGTTCTCAATCAGCCATTCATAGGGGAGCGGGTCAAAACTGTCCGGGAAAGAAATGCCAACCGCACCTTCCGGCGAATTGTCCTCGTGTTGGTTATCTCGCCGCTTCTTGCGGTCCATGCGTCGCCTCCGTCGCGACTCCGAAGGGGATGCCCGGCAGGCGGCTCGGAATGCCGCCGTTCGCCTGCGCTGGCTAGCCGGGCACAGCCTATTCTATCACTGAAAGATTGGGTAGTGGGTCATTTTGATTTTTGCTCAGTCAAAAGCGCGATGTCACGGACCGTCAAAGAACTGCCGATCAGTCCCGCTTCCATCGCAGGCGTGACCCTGAGCGTCTGATGGATTCGCACGAAATTGTAATAGAAGAAATGCAGGCTGATCGCGTGCATCAGGTTCTCGACCTTCTTGGAAAAGGCATTTGTCAGTCGCGTAAATCGGCGCATGTTCATGCGCATGGTTAGGTTTTGCCGCTCCACATAGCTTGTGGAAATGTGCTTCTGATCTGGATTGCCGGTGATCGCGGTTGCCCTGGTTCCGATGCATACGGCGGGACTATAGCGCGTTTCTTCCTGAACCGTTCCATAAAGCTTCACAAGCATGGCGTAGTCGATGTCGGCACCAAAAGCATCCTCAACGGCATCCAGATAAACCTTGTGGCCATCTGTGGTGAGCTGGATACGATTGCGTAGCCTTTCAGCAAGGTCATGGATGAAAGCATAGGCGCTCTGCGCGTTGCGATTGGCGACGTTCCAAGAGACACAAAGCTTGCTGTCAGCATCGATAGCCGTCCAGGTCCAGACATCGCCCCACCCAAAAACGCCCTTGGCGTACTCTGGCACGTTCTTTTCCTTGGCTCGGCAGAAGGACCAAATCTCATCGCATTGCACGCGTTGGGAGCGCACATCGCGCACCTTGCGGTCATGGAAATCAAGGCATGCTGCGCCGACTTCGGCCAGGAGCTTCAGGACTGCGCCCTTGCTGTGGCCTGTCATGCGGCAGGTTGCGCGGATGGAATTGCCTTCTACCAAGGCCGAAATGATCTGTGTTTTTTCGTCTACACTTAGTTTGTTCATGGTGATATTATGCTTGACCGCTCAAGCATTGTCAACATAAATCGACATGCGGGGATTGATTTTTTTCAATTCTTTAGCCGATAATACCTAGAGTCTTGGAGCGGGCGGTCGGACTCGAACCGGCAATGTCGGGATGGAAAGCCACGCGTTTTGCCTGTTAAACTACGCCCGCAAAAGGGGATAGGTTGATCGATACCTATCCCCAACTCGTTTAGACTCAAGATTTAGCTTGACAATGGTGGCGGGCGTGCTAGAATGCACACGAAGCCATATAAGTTCGCCAAGAACATTTGGTTTCACCCGGGCCGTGTTTCAGCACGGCCTTTTGCTTTTTAGCTCTTCTTGCTTTCCCTACGTTTTACGTATAATTCTAAAATCCCATTTAAATAATCAAGATCTTCACGGTCAAACTCCAGGGGTACCATTACCGATCTTGTTCCATCTAGAATAACCGGAAAGCTATCAACGAGATACGGCATAGCCTTCGGTACAACGTGAGATGCTAATGGGCCGATAGCGTTAGGACTATCGACGGGGGGAGTATCAGACTCTCTTGGCAATGGCATTTGGACCCCTCCATTCAAACTGGAAGAGGGCATCTGAAGTACTCGAATCTTGCCGCCTTCGTCTTTCAGAATCCCGGCCATCCTTCCAGATTGCTTGAAGGATTCTACCCATTTTTCTCGATGTTCGGAAGAGATTTTATAGTCCCGTTGCAATGTATTCGCAAAAAACGTGTCCTCGGGCAGATAGCCTCCACGGTACTTTTCGTGTAGCGCCCTGTAGAGTGGAATTGCATTGAAGGCGGTAAGGACCATCTCGCGATGTTCTTCGTCGGACGAAGGCGCAACAATGGCCTGGCCGGAAGCGGTTAGAGTGACAGATCTCTTGTCTGTGCGAATTAGTCCGAAGCCTCTCATAGCAACGAGTTTCATCTGAAATCCGCTACTTTTGACAGTCGTACCCATAGAGGAAGCAAGATCATCTGGATGAATAGATCCTCCAGACTTATCGTAAATGAGCTTTGCCAGAGCGATGGCATCTTTTAAGTCTATGGTCGGAGGAGCACTACTCGCCGTTCTGGGCATATCAGTTTGGCCTCCACGTAAGGGCATTATGAAGAGTTATTCTGTGAGTGTCAAGAATAGACTGAATAAAAATGTGAGCGAGTTATTCTGCGATGACCGTTTTATAGAAAAAAATCCTGCTTGACGCGGGGGTTCGATCCGATGAGAATAATGTCATTGAAGCCCATCAACGGGACTCTTCTCTGCATGGGAAGAGGAAATGCCTGTTGATTATTGAATCCCCAGGGGGTGCGCTAATTCCAGCGATACCCCCTGTATTTTTTATGGCCCCTCGTTCGGCGACTGGGTTCTTATGCGCATAAGAGTTTTTGTCGACTACTGGAATTTCCAGCTCTCCCTAAACCACAAAGACGCCGATGGCCGATTTAAGGTTGATTGGAGAGGGCTAGGTCCTTGGCTAGCCAAAAAGGCCGCAGAAGTCGTTGGATGCCCTAGCTACACCTTCGATGGCGTTATTATCTATGCCTCTTACAACCAGCAAACTGACGAAGGACGGAAGTTTAACAATTGGGCAACAACCTGGTTGGATCGTCAGCCAGGGATCAATGTCAGATGTTTGGTTAGAAAACCAAAATCCCTTCCTAGATGTCCGAGTTGTTATAAGGAGATAGCCGATTGTCCTCACTGCAACGTTAGCATTGCTGCCACGGTCGAGAAGGGTGTCGATACTTTAATCGCAACCGATCTAATTCGTCTGGCTTGGGAAAACGCCTACGACATCGCGGTGATAGCCTCCTCTGATAGTGATTTGGTGCCAGCAGTGGAGTTTATCGTGCAGAAGGGGTTAAAAATAGTACAAGCTGGATTCCCTCCCATTGGCGTAGACCTTGCAACGGCAAGTTGGGCGTCGTTTGATGTTGGACGAATCAGAGATGAAATAAAGAGACCGTAGACTGATTTACGTCTTTTTTCTGGCTTCTTTCCATCTTGCTTCTGCCGCCTTCTTAGCGATCTCTTTCCGCTTCCTGGCAGATAGCTTTGCAGCCCTAGCCTTCCCGCCCTTCAGCCCTCCTAGGCGGCCCAAGGCAACGGCAGCAGGATTCTTGCCAGTCTCTTCCGGCGCGGGTTTGACTTCTTCGGTCGCATCCTTGACGATGGATGCGGCCATGCGGTTGATGTCGATGGACCTTCTTGAGCGCTTTAGCATGCTCCAAGTGTCACGCCGAAAAAGGAAAAAATCAAGGACAACTTTTTAAAACTTAAAAAAACTCATTGCAAGGCGTCGATTTGCCGTAAAATAAGGCGATGAGACTTCCATTCAATGAGGCAAAATTGACGCAGGCTGCGGCCCGTTTGCTGAAGCTTAATCAGGGAAAAATGAACTATATGTCTCTGATAAAAATCCTCTATCTTGTTGACCGCACAGCATTATTGACTTGGGGACGGCCCGTCACCACCGATTGTTACGTTTCCATGGACAAGGGGCCAGTTCTGAGCAAAACCCTCGATCTCATAAACGAAAAAAGGGAACCAGGCACAGATAGTTTTTGGGCAAGACACGTATCCGCACCAAGGAATTATTCTATAATGCTCTTGAGGAATCCTGGTACAAGCGAACTGTCAAGAGCAGAAGAAGGCCTCATCCAAGCAGTTTTCATGGAGCATCAATCGAAGACTCCATGGGACTTGGTTAAATTCGTTCACAGCCTGCCAGAATGGCAAGATCCAGAGGGTAGTGCTATTCCTATTACCTATGCTGAGATCCTAAGAGCGGGAAAAAAGACAGATTCTCAAGTCTTGGAGATTAAAGAGGAATTGGATTCTCTCTCCGCCCTTCACGACATTATTTGCTCTCATTGAAGATTCGATGCTTAAATGTGGCGACACCATTGAAATGACGGGGTCGACACTAAGCCTTCTCCATTTGTGGATCATCATCACAGATCCTTCCCAAGATAACGGAACTGCCGTTATGGTCACCATTACAACGCGCCGAACGCATTCCGATACGACAGTTATTTTGAAGCCTAGCGATCACCCCTACATCAAGCACGATTCTGTGGTCATGTACGCCGACGCTCAGATTCTTGACACGAAGATTATTGAAAGAGAAATCCACGACAGAAACCCGAATGTTAAGGCCCATTACTGTTGCTCAAATGTCCTCATGAAAAAGATCAAAAAAGGCCTGCTGGATTCACCGAACACACCTAACAAGGTTTTGACCTATTGCAAAAACTCCTGGAACCTTTCTGACACAGACCCATAAAGTCAAATCTTCTTTTCTGCTTGACCGCTCATTTTCCAAAATGACCCACTACCAAAGATTGCCCGCACGGTGACGACAAGAAACCCGATCCCAAGAGCGAGCCAGAAAGCGACAGCCATACCAGTGATGTGTTTCTCGAAGAGCCTCTGCCTCCTGTCGATCATTCCCACCACCAGCAGCACAAGCATGGTGACGCAGAAAAATAACACTCCCGCGTCTGAAAGAACGTGCTTCGCAACCATCCAAAGGCCTTCAGCGATGTGTTGCATGTCTGCTCCTTTCGGGTGCGTCCAGGGTGCAGGGTGCGTTCTATTTTGCCGGAAAACGCCCGCACCCTGCGCTAATAAGTCCTGTAAATTCAATGCCTGCAACGCCCGGATGGAACTGCTTAATCCCGGGTCGGTCCAGTGGATGACCGCCGGCAGGGGGATTATTCACAGTGAGATGCCTGAAATCAGTGACGGTTCGGTTTGGGGGTATCAGCTGTGGATCAACCTGCCCTCGAGGCTGAAAATGATCGAACCGCACTATCAGGACATCCCGGCTTCACGCATCCCCGTCATTGAGTGGCAGGGAGCGCGAGTGAAGGTGATTGCGGGCGATTTCCATGGCAGCAACGGGCCCGCCCAGTCCCGCTTCCCGGTGCTCTACTTCGATGTCGATCTTTCACGGGACCACACCTTTTCGCATCCAGTTCCGCAGGAGATGAACTGCTTCTGCTATTTGTACGAAGGGGCAATCACTCTGGGTCCGGAAGAACAGCCTCGCGACGTGGGTGCCGATTCGGCAGCGGGCCGCATGATTGTTCTGGGAGATGGTGATTCATTGCTGATCAGGGCAACATCGGAGAAAGCCGGCTTCCTGCTCGTCGCCGGCAACCGCATCGGTGAACCGGTAGCCAGGGCTGGGCCCTTCGTGATGAACACCCGGGAGGAACTATATCGGGCCTTCGAAGATTATCGAAGCGGACGCCTGGCTACTTGAGAATTACGGGGTCGGATCTGCGAGAGTCAAAATCCGCCGGGAGTTTTTGACTTTTGCATATCCGACCCCCATTTATGTGGAGGCGAGCGCAATACCGATTTCCGGGATTTTGGCTTCAGCGGAAGGCTTGGGGAGGAATCGCCGAGAGCGCTGAGTTGTTGTGCGTACCAAACAGGGCAAAACTCGCGATCGGCTGGTCGGCCTTGACCTTGATGTATCCGGAGGTCAGGTTGAGCCCCTTTAAATCGGGAAGATTGCTTAACACCAAGGTCTTCGAGCGGTTCCCCGCAAGGGCGTCTGTATTGGCGGCAAGCCTTACTCCCTGGCTGTCGTAGACTTCCACGGTGATGCCGACCTGCGTGTCGGCAGGATTGAGGATTGCGATCCCGGTGTAGTAGGTGGCGTCGGAGGTGAACTGGCTGAAGACCACCTCATCCTGAAGTTTCGAGATCAGCGGGAGTGCCGTGGCACAGCTCTGCTGCGCGTCGCCGAAGGAAACGCCACCCGCCAGCCTGACGCCGCTGCTGGATATCCTGACATAACCTTCGCGCAGGCCGGCATCCGGATCGACGAAAAAATTCTGGGCGTCGATGTACAGTTTTCCATGGGGCACGATGGATTGCACGCGCGCAATCGAATTCCCGGCCGTGTCGGTAAACTCAAATTTTATCGTGCCCGGCTGATTGTCCAGATTGACGACCGAGAGTGTCGATCGCCAGTTGCCGCCCACGGCATACTGCGGGGCGTAGAGTATCGGGGCTCCGCTTCCGGCATCCTGGCCCCCCATTGCCTTCAGATAGCGCCCTGCGCCTCCCCAAAGGAGCAGCGGAACCACCGGATGGTCTGCAGTGGCTCGCAGATAATCTCCGTCTCTCATGCCGGCCGGAAAGAGACTGGTCAGGGGCTCGATCAGGGCCCCGCTCCCCTGGAGGATTCGAATCGCAG contains:
- a CDS encoding IS1 family transposase; amino-acid sequence: MNKLSVDEKTQIISALVEGNSIRATCRMTGHSKGAVLKLLAEVGAACLDFHDRKVRDVRSQRVQCDEIWSFCRAKEKNVPEYAKGVFGWGDVWTWTAIDADSKLCVSWNVANRNAQSAYAFIHDLAERLRNRIQLTTDGHKVYLDAVEDAFGADIDYAMLVKLYGTVQEETRYSPAVCIGTRATAITGNPDQKHISTSYVERQNLTMRMNMRRFTRLTNAFSKKVENLMHAISLHFFYYNFVRIHQTLRVTPAMEAGLIGSSLTVRDIALLTEQKSK
- a CDS encoding NYN domain-containing protein, which translates into the protein MRIRVFVDYWNFQLSLNHKDADGRFKVDWRGLGPWLAKKAAEVVGCPSYTFDGVIIYASYNQQTDEGRKFNNWATTWLDRQPGINVRCLVRKPKSLPRCPSCYKEIADCPHCNVSIAATVEKGVDTLIATDLIRLAWENAYDIAVIASSDSDLVPAVEFIVQKGLKIVQAGFPPIGVDLATASWASFDVGRIRDEIKRP
- a CDS encoding SocA family protein — encoded protein: MRLPFNEAKLTQAAARLLKLNQGKMNYMSLIKILYLVDRTALLTWGRPVTTDCYVSMDKGPVLSKTLDLINEKREPGTDSFWARHVSAPRNYSIMLLRNPGTSELSRAEEGLIQAVFMEHQSKTPWDLVKFVHSLPEWQDPEGSAIPITYAEILRAGKKTDSQVLEIKEELDSLSALHDIICSH
- a CDS encoding pirin family protein; this translates as MELLNPGSVQWMTAGRGIIHSEMPEISDGSVWGYQLWINLPSRLKMIEPHYQDIPASRIPVIEWQGARVKVIAGDFHGSNGPAQSRFPVLYFDVDLSRDHTFSHPVPQEMNCFCYLYEGAITLGPEEQPRDVGADSAAGRMIVLGDGDSLLIRATSEKAGFLLVAGNRIGEPVARAGPFVMNTREELYRAFEDYRSGRLAT